A stretch of the bacterium genome encodes the following:
- the rpmF gene encoding 50S ribosomal protein L32 codes for MQAPKKKMSKSRRDMRRAHDGLTSSMYVTCSSCGEPKMRHQICPHCGIYRGRQYGTVQAS; via the coding sequence ATGCAAGCGCCGAAAAAGAAAATGTCAAAATCACGCCGGGATATGCGCCGCGCTCACGATGGTCTGACCTCAAGCATGTATGTAACTTGCTCAAGCTGCGGCGAGCCTAAAATGCGCCACCAAATTTGCCCTCATTGCGGGATATATCGTGGTCGTCAGTACGGCACAGTTCAAGCTTCGTAA